A single genomic interval of Sphingobacteriales bacterium harbors:
- the hflX gene encoding GTPase HflX, which produces MKDNTNSTPTADNRIETAVLVGLIHQQQTETQLHEYLDELAFLTETAGAVVKKRFTQKMLRPDTRTFVGKGKLAEIADYVNAAQIDLVIFDDDLSPKQQAILEKELKVKVMDRSFLILDIFARRAQTAQAKTQVELAQMQYLLPRLKGLWTHLERQRGGVGMRGPGEQEIETDRRIVKEKIAMLKRRLIDIDKQNITMRKQRGELIRVSLVGYTNVGKSTLMTLLSKSEVFVENKLFATLDTTVRKVVLQQTPFLLSDTVGFIRKLPHALIESFKSTLDEVREADILIHVVDIAHPQFEEHITVVNQTLREVTKNEEKPTLIVFNKIDLYRDTYLDEFLKDHERTEIMNDLWQMLQSRYPDGHCALISATAREGIDDLREKLVQIIQQQYAIRYPYKTTMY; this is translated from the coding sequence TTGAAAGATAACACAAACTCAACCCCAACAGCCGATAACCGCATCGAAACAGCGGTATTGGTGGGCTTAATACACCAGCAACAAACCGAAACACAACTACACGAGTACTTAGACGAATTAGCATTTTTAACCGAAACCGCCGGGGCCGTAGTTAAAAAACGGTTTACCCAAAAAATGTTGCGCCCCGATACCCGAACTTTTGTTGGCAAAGGCAAACTGGCCGAAATTGCCGACTATGTAAACGCCGCTCAAATTGATTTAGTAATTTTTGACGACGACCTTAGCCCTAAACAACAGGCTATTTTAGAAAAAGAACTGAAAGTAAAGGTAATGGACCGCAGTTTTTTAATTCTCGATATTTTTGCCCGGCGCGCCCAAACTGCCCAAGCCAAAACGCAAGTCGAGTTGGCACAAATGCAATATTTACTGCCTCGTTTAAAAGGCCTTTGGACCCACTTGGAGCGCCAGCGAGGAGGCGTAGGTATGCGCGGCCCCGGCGAGCAAGAAATTGAAACTGACCGCCGTATTGTGAAAGAAAAAATTGCCATGTTAAAGCGTCGCCTCATTGATATTGACAAGCAAAATATAACCATGCGCAAACAACGCGGCGAGTTAATTCGGGTATCGTTGGTAGGTTATACCAATGTGGGCAAATCTACACTAATGACCCTGCTTAGCAAATCGGAGGTTTTTGTTGAAAACAAACTGTTTGCCACCTTAGACACTACCGTCCGGAAAGTAGTATTGCAACAAACGCCTTTTTTATTGTCCGATACGGTTGGGTTTATACGCAAACTGCCGCACGCCCTTATCGAAAGTTTTAAATCGACCTTAGATGAAGTGCGCGAAGCCGATATTTTAATTCATGTGGTCGATATTGCACACCCACAGTTTGAAGAACACATAACCGTTGTAAACCAAACGCTGCGCGAGGTTACCAAAAACGAAGAAAAACCCACCCTAATTGTGTTTAATAAAATTGATTTGTACCGCGACACGTATTTAGATGAATTTTTAAAAGACCACGAGCGCACCGAAATAATGAACGACTTGTGGCAAATGTTGCAAAGCCGGTATCCGGATGGGCATTGCGCCCTAATATCGGCCACTGCGCGCGAAGGTATTGACGACCTGCGCGAAAAATTAGTGCAAATAATTCAACAACAATACGCCATTCGGTATCCGTACAAAACAACAATGTATTAA
- a CDS encoding molybdopterin-binding protein: protein MKKIAVNILIISLFALTNVVCAQRIIPPSDELKIEGMVKTVLKFSLKDLEQFPTQPIKDLEIVNHNGEFKGVAKQLRGFPLKNLLDKIEFAVEKPKELNEYYLCLVATDGYKVVFSWNEIFNTEIGDQIFIITEKEGKKLAETDERILAVSASDLKIGRRYIKGLSTIKVNKTD from the coding sequence ATGAAAAAAATTGCTGTAAACATACTAATAATATCCTTATTTGCTTTAACAAATGTAGTTTGCGCACAGCGCATCATACCACCTTCGGACGAGTTAAAAATTGAAGGCATGGTTAAAACAGTGCTTAAATTTTCGTTAAAAGATTTGGAACAATTCCCTACCCAGCCAATAAAAGACTTAGAAATAGTAAACCATAATGGCGAGTTTAAAGGAGTAGCCAAGCAATTAAGGGGGTTTCCGCTAAAAAATCTATTGGATAAAATTGAGTTTGCCGTGGAAAAGCCAAAGGAACTTAATGAATACTATCTTTGTTTGGTAGCAACAGACGGCTACAAAGTTGTATTTTCGTGGAACGAAATATTTAATACCGAAATTGGCGACCAAATTTTTATAATTACCGAAAAAGAAGGCAAAAAACTTGCTGAAACTGACGAAAGAATACTGGCGGTATCGGCATCAGATTTAAAAATAGGAAGGCGCTACATTAAAGGGCTATCTACAATAAAAGTTAATAAAACCGACTAA
- a CDS encoding FAD-dependent monooxygenase — MPVSNKTATIVGAGLVGSLWAVYLKNAGYKVSIFERRPDMRKATTSAGKSINLATSFRGWKALDQVGIGDEIRKIAIPMYGRTMHHVNGTTTYQPYGNNNQAIYSVARGAINAKLMDIAEDSTHAAIHFNHECINADTQQGLLTFKNTQTGQLITHQDDLIFATDGAFSAVRYNGLQKLDQFNYSQTYIPDGYREILLPANPDGSYPLAKETLHIWPRERFMLIALPNFDGSFTCTLFMPFEGHQYCFNNLTDKAKVEAFFEAVFPDFYRLMPQVADAWEDHPLSSLAIIRCYPWTHGKVALMGDAAHATVPFFGQGMNCGFEDCSIMWQLMQQYSSNENGVNTNDWPHIFDHYQNLRKPNGDAMQDLSKQNYIVMRDKVADPDFLLLQKIERRINFLYPQSYFPLYTMVSFTDIAYTTALEKGKAQEAMINKLIKTHHLTPQTNEATIDEIIHNFMGK, encoded by the coding sequence ATGCCAGTATCTAATAAAACAGCCACCATTGTAGGCGCGGGTTTAGTAGGCTCGCTATGGGCAGTTTACCTTAAAAATGCGGGCTACAAAGTTAGTATTTTTGAGCGCCGCCCCGATATGCGCAAAGCCACAACCTCGGCAGGTAAATCTATTAATTTGGCCACCTCGTTTAGGGGCTGGAAAGCCCTTGACCAAGTTGGTATAGGCGACGAAATTCGCAAAATTGCCATTCCTATGTACGGGCGCACCATGCACCACGTAAACGGCACCACCACTTACCAGCCTTATGGCAACAACAACCAAGCTATTTACTCGGTTGCAAGGGGTGCTATAAACGCCAAATTAATGGATATTGCCGAAGATAGCACCCACGCAGCCATTCATTTTAACCACGAGTGCATTAACGCCGATACCCAACAAGGCTTGTTAACCTTTAAAAACACCCAAACAGGGCAATTAATTACCCACCAAGACGACCTTATTTTTGCCACAGACGGCGCTTTTTCGGCAGTTCGGTATAACGGGCTACAAAAATTAGATCAGTTTAACTACTCGCAAACCTATATTCCGGATGGCTACCGCGAGATATTACTTCCGGCAAACCCCGATGGCTCGTATCCATTAGCCAAAGAAACCCTGCATATTTGGCCGCGCGAACGTTTTATGCTTATTGCCCTGCCCAATTTTGACGGCTCGTTTACCTGTACTTTGTTTATGCCTTTTGAAGGGCACCAATACTGTTTTAACAATTTAACTGATAAAGCAAAAGTAGAGGCATTTTTTGAAGCCGTTTTTCCGGATTTTTACCGCCTAATGCCACAAGTTGCCGATGCCTGGGAAGACCATCCGCTGTCGTCATTAGCTATTATTAGGTGCTACCCATGGACACACGGCAAAGTAGCCCTAATGGGCGATGCCGCACATGCCACCGTTCCGTTTTTTGGGCAAGGCATGAACTGCGGTTTTGAAGACTGCAGTATCATGTGGCAATTAATGCAACAATACAGTAGTAATGAAAATGGTGTAAATACTAACGATTGGCCACATATTTTTGACCATTACCAAAACCTGCGCAAGCCAAACGGCGATGCCATGCAAGACCTGTCAAAGCAAAACTATATTGTTATGCGCGACAAAGTAGCCGACCCCGACTTTTTATTGCTGCAAAAAATTGAAAGGCGCATTAATTTTTTATACCCCCAATCTTATTTTCCGCTCTATACCATGGTGTCGTTTACCGATATAGCCTATACAACCGCCCTCGAAAAAGGCAAGGCGCAAGAGGCCATGATAAACAAATTAATTAAAACCCACCACCTTACACCCCAAACCAACGAAGCCACTATTGACGAGATTATCCATAATTTTATGGGCAAATAA
- a CDS encoding 3-hydroxyanthranilate 3,4-dioxygenase: MLPPINFKKWIDENRHLLKPPVGNQIVYKDTDFMIMVVGGPNARKDFHFNVGEEFYYMLEGDMQLPIRENGKTRVIDIKEGEIFLLPPRVEHSPQRYPNTVGLVVERLRAEDELDACTWYCENCDRELYKATFHCKDIVGQLAVLLKNFYDSQELRTCKHCGAIMEVPKLKETPPTNASI; the protein is encoded by the coding sequence ATGCTTCCTCCTATTAATTTTAAAAAATGGATTGACGAAAATCGCCATTTACTTAAACCACCCGTAGGCAATCAAATTGTTTATAAAGATACCGACTTTATGATTATGGTTGTAGGCGGCCCCAATGCCCGAAAAGATTTTCATTTTAACGTTGGCGAAGAGTTTTACTATATGTTAGAAGGCGATATGCAATTGCCCATCCGCGAAAACGGCAAAACCCGTGTTATAGATATTAAAGAAGGCGAAATTTTTTTGCTGCCGCCCCGCGTTGAGCACTCGCCACAACGATACCCCAACACAGTTGGCTTGGTTGTAGAACGACTTAGGGCTGAAGACGAGTTAGATGCCTGCACCTGGTACTGCGAAAACTGCGACCGCGAGCTGTACAAAGCTACGTTTCATTGTAAAGATATTGTTGGTCAGTTAGCTGTATTGCTAAAAAACTTTTACGACAGCCAGGAACTTCGCACGTGCAAACATTGTGGTGCCATAATGGAAGTGCCTAAACTAAAAGAAACGCCCCCAACAAATGCCAGTATCTAA
- a CDS encoding sensor histidine kinase, whose translation MLKTLQQVVAYYEAQLKNVKPSDLARVTALLVGIGAFFGGILAMLILRVFVIYSVNYFLPYLVGLVLLFSIIAYYLFYYALENFIYRRVKLIYKNIYRLKRDAKIQLAEPNLEMNTNVLDNVEAAVIDWDTENRQEIEQLKKMEIYRREFLGNVSHELKTPIFNIQGYLETLMDGGINDPSICNRYLRKAAENTDRLSLIVNELVLISKIEAGELQLNIAPFKIGDLVQEVIELNEELAKKQHITLKIKEGSDRNMRIEADRDKISQVLNNLVINSIKYGKQNGTTTIGLYNMNKYALIEVTDNGIGIEAKHLPRLFERFYRIDKSRSRESGGSGLGLAICKHIIETHNEHMHVRSKPNVGSTFGFTLKIARKWR comes from the coding sequence ATGTTAAAAACCTTACAGCAAGTTGTAGCATATTACGAAGCACAACTTAAAAATGTAAAACCCAGCGATTTAGCTCGGGTAACAGCTTTATTGGTGGGTATTGGTGCTTTTTTTGGGGGGATATTGGCCATGCTAATTTTGCGCGTTTTTGTCATTTATTCGGTAAATTATTTTCTTCCGTACTTGGTGGGGCTTGTTTTGCTTTTTAGTATTATAGCTTATTACCTATTTTATTATGCCCTTGAAAACTTTATTTACCGACGTGTTAAACTGATTTATAAAAATATTTATCGCCTAAAACGCGATGCCAAAATACAGTTAGCCGAACCTAACCTTGAAATGAACACCAATGTTTTAGACAACGTAGAAGCCGCCGTAATAGACTGGGATACCGAAAACCGGCAGGAAATTGAACAGCTAAAAAAAATGGAAATTTACAGACGTGAGTTTTTGGGAAATGTATCGCACGAATTAAAAACACCTATTTTTAATATTCAGGGCTACCTTGAAACTTTAATGGACGGCGGCATTAACGACCCCAGTATTTGCAACCGCTACCTGCGCAAAGCCGCCGAAAATACAGACCGCTTGAGTTTAATTGTAAACGAGCTGGTATTAATTTCAAAAATTGAGGCAGGCGAACTACAGTTGAATATAGCACCCTTTAAAATTGGCGATTTAGTACAGGAAGTAATTGAACTCAACGAAGAATTAGCCAAAAAACAACATATTACCCTTAAAATCAAAGAGGGTAGCGACCGAAATATGCGGATTGAAGCCGACCGCGACAAAATTTCGCAAGTACTTAATAATTTGGTGATAAACTCAATTAAATACGGCAAACAAAACGGCACAACTACTATTGGATTGTATAATATGAACAAGTACGCCCTAATTGAAGTTACCGACAATGGCATAGGCATTGAGGCCAAGCATTTGCCGCGCCTGTTTGAACGTTTTTACCGCATAGATAAAAGCCGGTCAAGAGAAAGCGGCGGGTCGGGTTTAGGGCTGGCCATTTGCAAACACATCATCGAAACACATAACGAGCATATGCACGTGCGCAGCAAACCCAACGTAGGCAGTACTTTTGGGTTTACCTTAAAAATTGCCCGAAAATGGCGTTAA
- a CDS encoding PP2C family protein-serine/threonine phosphatase has translation MATIAPPDTARMLLLLKLRIDTLLDVTKAINQNNSTAELFKIYEFVLRAQMSVASMAIFYFDGQWKFTGGYGFDNNNNDSTDVAETIPFSDYLLQFTHITPLDPPTKPACYASFEVAVPVYHKDKPLAFVLLGKFASHVKESLYTEHYDFIQAVTNIIIVAIENKRLFKQRIEQERLLKELEVAGQVQNLIIPKQLPSNKRVDMQGIYQPHHNIGGDFYDYIPLNNHEFMVCMADISGKGIGAAMLMAHAQAIVRTLALENPDLKVLIRKLNKRLLETTNGDHFITFFIANCNLKQRTLTYVNAGHNPQILAQDNKITWLNNGCTLLGAFSNLKEIVVTTEQLKPNALILTYTDGITDLENEAGQRFETERLLAFTTQNAHQKADDFNLQLLQTLKQYKGRQNFTDDVSVLTFRVH, from the coding sequence ATGGCTACTATTGCCCCACCCGATACCGCCCGGATGTTGCTTTTGCTAAAGCTTAGAATAGATACGTTGTTAGACGTAACAAAAGCCATTAATCAAAACAACTCAACAGCCGAGCTGTTTAAAATCTACGAATTTGTGTTGCGGGCTCAAATGAGCGTGGCAAGTATGGCCATTTTTTATTTCGACGGGCAATGGAAATTTACAGGCGGGTATGGATTTGACAATAACAATAATGACAGCACCGACGTCGCCGAAACAATACCCTTTTCAGATTATTTACTACAATTTACCCACATAACACCACTTGACCCCCCTACTAAACCCGCCTGCTATGCCTCGTTTGAAGTTGCCGTGCCAGTTTACCATAAAGACAAGCCCTTAGCGTTTGTACTGCTGGGTAAATTTGCCAGCCATGTAAAAGAGTCGCTATATACCGAACATTACGACTTTATACAGGCTGTAACCAATATAATAATTGTAGCTATTGAAAATAAACGCCTTTTTAAGCAACGCATAGAGCAAGAGCGCTTGCTAAAAGAATTAGAAGTAGCCGGACAAGTCCAAAACCTCATTATCCCCAAACAGCTTCCAAGCAATAAGCGGGTTGATATGCAAGGCATTTACCAACCACACCACAATATTGGCGGCGACTTTTACGACTATATTCCGCTTAATAACCACGAATTTATGGTTTGTATGGCCGACATTTCCGGAAAAGGAATTGGTGCAGCTATGCTAATGGCGCATGCGCAAGCCATTGTACGCACATTAGCACTCGAAAATCCGGATTTAAAAGTCCTTATCCGTAAATTAAATAAACGCCTGCTCGAAACCACAAACGGCGACCATTTTATAACCTTTTTCATTGCCAACTGCAACTTAAAACAACGAACGCTAACCTATGTAAATGCAGGGCATAACCCTCAAATTTTAGCGCAAGACAACAAAATTACCTGGCTAAATAATGGCTGCACCCTGCTTGGTGCTTTTAGCAACCTCAAAGAAATTGTTGTAACAACCGAACAGCTAAAACCCAACGCCCTAATTTTAACCTATACAGATGGTATTACCGACCTCGAAAACGAAGCAGGGCAACGCTTCGAAACAGAAAGGCTATTGGCGTTTACAACTCAAAACGCCCACCAAAAAGCAGACGATTTTAACCTTCAGCTACTGCAAACCCTAAAACAATATAAAGGGCGGCAAAACTTTACCGACGATGTATCTGTATTAACTTTTAGGGTACACTAA
- a CDS encoding T9SS type A sorting domain-containing protein, producing MLINPDSPDGVIADQGTGCDNGQTSGNLFSFGYPINCGSYAYPYLLQPHINSQIAIKYYANGEPLSTVPMLNAELNPNLPPGYPYVENCFNQETDPNACPPIPANPDPDIGFKLQNNTAGSVATYIQNNWSGVALQQQVNTGLHYYWQQNLPDSAWVFIQAINTPFAYKIVAATAINRHLAEQAATAIAQMNTPDTLLFNLLYQVINSGRELNDLNSQELSQLQQIATTYTDRPLGSIAESALTLAIDTTYLRIPETLPALSEKQPYNQQIQPTNIVNVAPNPASNFTQLTAIPAEYGKGSLQVFNVLGNQVINTRLGNLPTATINTALLANGLYWVKLTTPNGYKHQIVKMVVQH from the coding sequence ATGCTAATTAACCCAGATTCGCCCGATGGGGTTATAGCCGACCAAGGCACCGGATGCGATAATGGACAAACATCGGGAAATCTATTTAGCTTTGGCTACCCCATTAATTGTGGTAGCTATGCTTACCCCTATTTATTGCAACCGCATATTAATAGCCAAATTGCCATAAAATACTATGCCAATGGCGAACCCCTAAGCACCGTACCTATGCTAAATGCCGAACTAAACCCCAACTTGCCCCCCGGATACCCATATGTAGAAAATTGCTTTAATCAGGAGACTGACCCAAATGCTTGCCCGCCCATACCCGCCAACCCCGACCCCGATATTGGTTTTAAACTGCAAAACAATACAGCGGGTTCGGTAGCTACTTATATACAAAACAACTGGTCGGGTGTTGCCCTACAACAACAGGTAAATACAGGTTTGCACTATTATTGGCAACAAAACTTACCCGATTCGGCATGGGTATTTATACAAGCCATAAACACGCCCTTTGCCTACAAAATTGTTGCCGCCACTGCCATTAATCGGCATTTAGCCGAGCAAGCCGCCACAGCTATTGCCCAAATGAATACCCCCGATACCTTGTTGTTCAACCTCTTATACCAAGTAATAAATAGCGGCAGAGAACTTAACGATTTAAATAGTCAAGAACTAAGCCAATTGCAGCAAATAGCTACAACCTATACCGATAGGCCCCTTGGCAGTATAGCCGAATCGGCTTTAACACTTGCCATCGATACAACCTATTTGCGCATACCCGAAACCCTACCTGCTTTAAGCGAAAAGCAACCATACAACCAACAAATTCAACCCACTAATATCGTTAACGTGGCACCCAACCCCGCCAGCAATTTTACCCAACTAACCGCCATACCTGCCGAGTATGGCAAGGGCAGTTTGCAGGTTTTTAATGTATTAGGCAACCAAGTTATAAATACGCGCTTGGGTAATTTGCCAACAGCAACCATAAATACAGCATTGCTGGCTAATGGTTTGTATTGGGTTAAACTAACCACGCCCAATGGGTATAAGCACCAGATTGTAAAAATGGTAGTACAACATTAA
- a CDS encoding T9SS type A sorting domain-containing protein yields the protein MYKYFFCLVFLVLAKVVAAQTLFFNKMYQPLPKYNFAESIKSVLVLPDGYLLSGVGSEYPFIPTNAAGWYCFKTDTMGNIVWQKEVIKTSYKYLGGGLLQMPEGYLMYQTIKTFKSDDYGLHLIHIGTNGDVLWEKQIINENLYSSPCSIKHLEDGNLIVAGFTRNWVTEKLSDGYIAKLDTSGSILWEKKYGTAEYSDSFNEVLVLADGSLLMAGRRVSTTGKSQVWVLHTDSLGEKISQKYFGMGVYDAASQIIPAQKGGYWLAGISYPDYTYKSDGDAALWHIDSLLKVDFDTIYPRKGSDSFVGIHENLDGSLHLFGSDGQTDTGNGRLVKLSSNGTVIWDRSYSPDGLINERYDYLWDFAPTPDGGYVLCGQGLHTQSNIQDGWVFKVDSLGNTCFTLNCDSIAYPLGVENSPPLEEQEWFSLSPNPAQQQVTVSLPAPPTTPQQLQVYDATGREVQTHLLTQQQTTISTANLPQGIYYLRLQGHIESVKLVVLR from the coding sequence ATGTATAAATACTTTTTTTGTTTAGTTTTTTTGGTGCTGGCAAAAGTAGTAGCCGCCCAAACCCTTTTTTTTAACAAAATGTACCAACCTTTACCCAAATACAATTTTGCCGAGAGCATTAAAAGCGTATTGGTATTGCCCGATGGCTATTTGTTAAGTGGTGTGGGTAGCGAATACCCATTTATACCCACCAATGCTGCTGGTTGGTATTGTTTTAAAACCGATACAATGGGCAATATTGTTTGGCAAAAAGAGGTAATTAAAACCAGCTATAAGTATTTAGGCGGCGGTTTATTGCAAATGCCAGAAGGGTATTTAATGTACCAAACCATTAAAACGTTTAAAAGCGATGATTATGGGTTGCATTTAATACATATAGGTACAAATGGAGATGTACTATGGGAAAAACAGATTATAAATGAAAATTTATACTCAAGCCCATGTAGTATTAAGCACTTAGAAGATGGCAATTTAATAGTAGCTGGTTTTACCCGCAACTGGGTTACAGAGAAGTTAAGTGATGGCTATATAGCCAAACTCGACACCTCAGGTTCTATTTTATGGGAGAAAAAATATGGCACCGCCGAATATTCAGATAGTTTTAATGAGGTTTTAGTACTTGCAGATGGTAGTTTATTGATGGCGGGACGTAGAGTATCAACCACTGGCAAATCGCAAGTATGGGTATTGCATACCGATAGTTTAGGCGAAAAGATAAGCCAAAAATATTTTGGCATGGGCGTTTATGATGCCGCAAGCCAAATAATACCTGCCCAAAAAGGCGGTTATTGGTTAGCGGGCATTAGCTACCCCGACTATACCTATAAAAGTGATGGCGATGCCGCCTTATGGCATATAGATTCGCTGCTTAAAGTAGATTTTGACACCATTTACCCGCGCAAAGGTTCAGATAGTTTTGTTGGCATACACGAAAACCTCGATGGGAGTTTGCATTTGTTTGGTAGCGACGGTCAAACCGATACGGGCAACGGCAGGTTGGTAAAACTTAGCTCTAATGGCACCGTTATTTGGGATAGGTCGTATTCGCCCGATGGGTTAATAAACGAACGATACGATTACCTTTGGGATTTTGCACCCACCCCCGATGGGGGTTATGTACTGTGTGGGCAGGGTTTGCATACCCAAAGCAATATACAAGATGGCTGGGTATTTAAAGTAGATAGTTTAGGCAATACCTGCTTTACCCTAAACTGCGATAGCATCGCTTACCCCTTAGGCGTAGAAAACTCCCCACCTTTAGAAGAGCAAGAGTGGTTTTCCCTAAGCCCCAACCCCGCCCAGCAGCAAGTTACCGTTAGCCTGCCAGCACCACCCACCACCCCACAACAACTACAAGTGTACGATGCCACAGGTCGCGAGGTGCAAACCCACTTACTAACCCAACAGCAAACCACCATTAGCACCGCCAACCTACCGCAAGGCATCTACTATTTGCGCCTGCAAGGGCATATAGAAAGCGTTAAATTGGTAGTGCTGCGGTGA